In Nitrososphaerota archaeon, one genomic interval encodes:
- a CDS encoding DUF6519 domain-containing protein: protein MKGDFSRSTFRKEKHYRKVNQQQGRVNVDADWNEQNDIQFHYEQTFLQDIIGKNGTLAVDGRDGFRVLENLSFALENIGQNKEFKTFLRTNLGLSWLTDELNLDLEPATNESGEAIIEDKTHSVAIITDPGSAACGTLTVCNDVVYKFTATPEGEPTYLETSWYVVGKGNYYVDGILCENDYDVAASRQPDLQMSEHWDFFLFEWGAVPGKYEDSIKNFLKGRFTNLDWLDENATFTKSTVSGTDTIEIKSGDELHSATITLGTGVATYRNGADFYSFTVKEEVSGEETERNVYYTVNNPALPSNPENNHYYLAYLDVFEKHVTHLEDDYIQEKALGDVDTATRTKIAWQVKLVDVTDRVTDNEDDEYKCIHVDNWDDFIPSSATGRLEARAKPSSGSDDKCSLYESAGYTSLENQLYRVEVHNPGDLDHATFKWSRDNGTIVAKVDAFKISENKIKIRKRGKDTRHDFLGNQWIEVTDELHESLGKPGTLVKISDVNGETLEYDPDTTIGDPITEENYPLIYKPKVRRWESRDGSALISASEDLYIELEQGVEIQLTAGSYRTGDYWLIPARTRTGNVEWPPFGRKETDEPYAIPPMGIQHHYAPLALLQYKDEDSSLNFVTDCRSFFSSLTELMAIHYVGGDGQEALPKDTLPAPLRVGVTIGQTPINNTALKNAKVRFTITGSEWSGLQQSIEGSPSGPLENMLDVTTNDESVAECWWTLFDPQTEEEAQLDQQVKAELLDDCGNPIDLVPIYFNATLPISFYYISGDGEEAVPNSEIDLTVGLTIGNTPVTSGTTYQVKFHVESGDGSLSDGENSENEVTVSPGAGGIASCKWTLDGTTLRQQAYAELILEDGTPTNLPRIYFNSMLPVCFYYIKGDGQTAIPGNDIELAVGLKIGDGTEFSDYKVNFEVRGEGSGILYPEGLVPFTNGVAGTIWTVGDDFFNQQVVATLYFKDQPTNLQPIYFNTALPISFYYIKGDGEEALPGSDIDLEVDVRVKADVMLPDDIQFEVKFVTVQNSGSISPSEVRLIDVPAKATWSLSGTALRQQAYAELYYRKYMGPEDAETPWTKTNLPPIYFNATLPISFYYISGDGEEGFPGSEIDLKVGLTMGKDSLPDDANLWYTNYAVKFTVQSEDSGSVNTDDWVLFNLNGTAEVTWRLGNSPKQQVYAELYYKTETETPWTKTNLPPIYFNATLRCITAANTGIVTLLVPIGAEFPLVFGPFKHFLDVDVPPAILLGFLTLEDPKKGEFNPNQVWFMDNWLLGNIQIWFKAVRINTDTFKIWLWAQLPTTVPPIDHKPAVASSSSRSDSGLREAISPSTTTTDTSAASRPTYIAHESVLTSTRVTAVKFDTTRFEAIKDLAGRLDTGAETFPLKLRWWAVPAEDREEQSSGPIEDQPHEEQAPTIAFDRPLYSEDNQNDKAIVTVVDPNLPEDNKIGVVHTYLTTTDVSHTKLTKNFFNKSTSTGASVLLSLTETGESSNTYIGEMGINVKQGLVIVDNTPFKLAGLTPNCTIYVIYWYGPTANRKYIWAEAKVGQQ, encoded by the coding sequence ATGAAAGGAGATTTCAGCAGATCCACCTTCAGAAAAGAGAAACACTACCGTAAAGTCAACCAGCAGCAGGGCCGGGTGAATGTAGATGCTGACTGGAATGAGCAGAACGACATTCAGTTCCATTACGAGCAAACCTTCCTTCAGGATATAATTGGGAAGAACGGGACACTCGCCGTTGATGGAAGAGATGGATTCCGAGTACTGGAAAACCTCTCATTCGCATTAGAAAACATTGGGCAAAACAAGGAGTTCAAGACATTCCTCAGAACCAACCTTGGACTCTCATGGCTAACTGATGAATTAAATCTTGATCTTGAACCCGCTACGAATGAATCTGGCGAAGCAATCATTGAAGACAAAACTCACTCTGTAGCGATCATAACTGATCCTGGAAGCGCGGCCTGCGGGACTTTAACGGTCTGCAACGATGTTGTATACAAATTTACCGCGACGCCGGAAGGTGAACCAACCTATCTAGAAACGAGCTGGTACGTCGTTGGTAAAGGAAACTACTACGTCGACGGCATCCTTTGCGAAAATGATTACGACGTAGCTGCTTCGCGTCAGCCTGATCTCCAGATGTCTGAGCACTGGGATTTCTTCCTTTTTGAATGGGGTGCGGTTCCGGGTAAATACGAGGACAGCATAAAGAACTTTCTGAAAGGACGGTTTACAAACCTTGACTGGCTGGATGAAAATGCGACTTTTACTAAGAGCACCGTCAGCGGCACAGATACGATTGAAATCAAATCCGGGGATGAGCTCCACAGCGCCACAATCACGCTTGGAACAGGGGTTGCAACATACAGAAACGGAGCGGACTTCTATAGTTTCACTGTCAAGGAGGAGGTCAGCGGCGAAGAAACAGAGAGAAATGTCTACTACACGGTCAACAATCCTGCGCTTCCTAGTAACCCGGAGAACAACCACTATTATCTTGCGTACCTTGACGTATTCGAAAAACACGTTACTCACCTAGAGGACGACTACATACAGGAGAAGGCCTTAGGTGATGTAGATACCGCAACGCGCACAAAGATAGCTTGGCAGGTGAAGCTGGTGGATGTCACCGACAGGGTGACTGATAATGAGGATGATGAGTACAAGTGTATCCACGTAGATAATTGGGACGATTTCATTCCGTCCTCCGCAACAGGCCGGTTGGAGGCTCGCGCGAAGCCCTCTTCAGGAAGCGACGACAAGTGCAGCTTGTACGAGTCTGCCGGCTATACTAGCTTAGAGAACCAGCTCTACAGGGTAGAGGTTCACAACCCCGGCGATCTCGATCACGCCACCTTCAAGTGGTCAAGGGACAACGGTACCATAGTCGCAAAAGTTGACGCATTCAAAATCTCTGAAAATAAGATAAAGATAAGGAAGAGAGGGAAAGACACCCGTCACGACTTTCTAGGAAACCAGTGGATCGAGGTAACAGACGAACTACACGAATCATTGGGCAAACCCGGCACACTTGTCAAGATAAGCGATGTCAATGGAGAAACGTTGGAGTATGACCCAGACACAACTATAGGTGACCCAATAACCGAAGAGAACTATCCGTTAATCTACAAACCAAAGGTGCGCAGATGGGAGTCAAGAGATGGATCCGCACTTATCAGTGCAAGCGAAGACCTATACATTGAACTGGAACAGGGCGTTGAAATCCAGTTAACCGCAGGAAGTTACCGAACCGGCGACTACTGGCTGATACCTGCGCGCACGAGAACCGGCAATGTTGAATGGCCACCTTTCGGGCGCAAAGAAACCGACGAGCCGTATGCGATACCACCAATGGGAATACAGCACCATTACGCCCCATTAGCGCTCTTACAGTACAAAGACGAAGACAGCTCCCTGAATTTCGTCACCGATTGCCGGAGCTTCTTCTCCTCATTGACCGAACTCATGGCCATACATTACGTCGGAGGTGACGGACAGGAGGCGCTACCCAAGGATACACTACCCGCACCGCTAAGAGTCGGTGTGACAATAGGTCAAACACCGATAAACAATACTGCCTTGAAGAATGCGAAGGTACGGTTTACAATAACGGGCTCCGAATGGTCCGGGCTGCAACAGTCCATCGAAGGAAGTCCGTCAGGCCCGCTTGAAAACATGCTGGACGTAACCACAAATGATGAGAGTGTCGCGGAGTGCTGGTGGACGCTTTTCGACCCTCAAACAGAGGAAGAGGCGCAACTAGATCAACAGGTCAAAGCTGAGCTCCTAGATGATTGCGGTAACCCGATTGACCTAGTTCCGATATACTTCAACGCTACTCTTCCGATTTCATTCTACTACATTAGTGGAGACGGTGAAGAAGCTGTTCCGAACAGCGAAATAGATTTGACAGTAGGGTTAACCATAGGTAACACACCGGTAACCTCTGGAACAACCTATCAAGTCAAGTTCCACGTCGAGTCAGGGGACGGGTCGCTGTCAGATGGCGAAAACTCTGAGAATGAAGTAACTGTGTCCCCAGGTGCCGGCGGAATAGCCTCATGCAAATGGACTCTTGACGGGACAACCTTAAGGCAACAGGCCTACGCTGAGCTAATACTTGAGGACGGAACCCCGACCAATCTGCCGCGAATCTACTTCAACTCAATGCTACCAGTATGCTTCTACTACATCAAGGGAGACGGTCAAACCGCGATACCAGGTAATGATATTGAGCTAGCGGTAGGTCTCAAGATAGGTGACGGTACTGAGTTCTCAGACTACAAGGTCAATTTTGAAGTGCGAGGCGAAGGTTCAGGGATCTTGTACCCTGAAGGTCTTGTACCGTTCACAAACGGTGTCGCAGGAACAATTTGGACAGTCGGTGACGACTTTTTCAACCAGCAAGTCGTAGCAACCCTGTATTTCAAGGACCAACCAACAAATCTGCAGCCAATCTACTTTAACACTGCCCTACCAATCTCGTTCTACTACATAAAGGGAGACGGTGAGGAAGCGCTTCCCGGAAGCGACATCGACCTCGAAGTCGATGTTAGAGTAAAGGCCGACGTTATGCTGCCCGACGATATACAGTTCGAGGTTAAGTTTGTAACGGTACAAAACAGCGGATCAATATCTCCCTCAGAGGTGCGCCTTATCGATGTACCTGCTAAAGCAACTTGGAGTCTCAGCGGGACAGCGTTAAGACAACAGGCCTACGCCGAGCTTTACTACAGAAAGTACATGGGTCCAGAGGACGCAGAAACTCCATGGACTAAAACAAACCTTCCACCGATATACTTCAACGCTACTCTTCCGATTTCATTCTACTACATTAGTGGAGACGGTGAAGAGGGTTTTCCCGGCAGCGAAATAGACCTGAAAGTCGGTCTCACAATGGGTAAAGACTCTCTGCCAGATGATGCTAATTTATGGTATACAAACTACGCTGTAAAATTCACAGTTCAATCAGAAGATTCCGGCTCAGTTAACACTGACGATTGGGTACTGTTTAACCTCAACGGCACCGCGGAGGTAACATGGAGGCTTGGGAACTCGCCGAAGCAACAAGTTTACGCGGAGCTTTACTACAAAACGGAAACAGAAACTCCATGGACTAAAACAAACCTTCCCCCTATCTACTTCAACGCCACCTTACGCTGTATCACAGCGGCTAACACCGGAATTGTAACACTCTTAGTACCAATTGGCGCCGAGTTTCCACTCGTATTCGGTCCATTCAAACACTTTCTAGATGTAGATGTACCGCCTGCCATACTGCTAGGCTTCTTAACACTGGAAGATCCAAAGAAAGGCGAGTTCAACCCAAATCAAGTCTGGTTCATGGACAACTGGCTCCTTGGCAACATCCAAATCTGGTTCAAGGCCGTCAGGATAAACACTGATACTTTCAAGATATGGCTATGGGCGCAATTACCAACAACCGTTCCACCTATAGACCACAAGCCAGCTGTTGCAAGCAGTAGCAGTAGAAGCGATAGTGGATTAAGAGAAGCTATCAGTCCGTCTACTACAACCACTGACACATCAGCAGCGTCAAGACCCACATACATTGCACATGAATCTGTTTTAACCAGTACCAGAGTCACTGCAGTAAAATTTGATACCACAAGATTCGAGGCCATTAAAGATCTCGCTGGCAGGCTAGATACTGGAGCAGAGACTTTTCCGCTGAAGCTGCGATGGTGGGCGGTTCCAGCTGAAGATCGTGAAGAGCAGAGCAGCGGCCCTATTGAAGACCAGCCACATGAAGAACAGGCCCCCACCATAGCCTTCGACAGACCGCTCTATAGCGAAGACAATCAGAATGACAAGGCCATCGTAACCGTGGTTGATCCGAATCTGCCTGAAGACAATAAAATCGGTGTTGTGCATACGTATCTAACCACCACCGACGTATCGCATACGAAGCTTACCAAGAACTTTTTCAACAAATCTACTTCAACCGGTGCGTCAGTCTTGCTCTCCTTAACTGAAACCGGTGAAAGCAGCAATACGTACATAGGCGAGATGGGAATTAATGTTAAACAAGGATTAGTAATCGTGGACAACACGCCGTTTAAGCTCGCTGGTCTCACACCTAACTGCACTATCTACGTAATCTACTGGTACGGTCCTACTGCAAATAGAAAGTATATCTGGGCTGAAGCGAAAGTCGGGCAGCAGTGA
- a CDS encoding phage tail sheath subtilisin-like domain-containing protein, which produces MPINPTYPGVYIEELENPVKSIVGVSTSVTAFVGRALKGPVNEPTLIHNFGEFGSTFGGLWKESVMSYSVYQYFLNGGVDAVIVRVVHSDAQKAKFENTAETGITFEAANEGSWADNFRVTTDNEVNNDAEDHDNLFNVRVKENVGGNYIERESFLNVSFEEGHKRYVVTVLREESKLVRVSTISLTARPSGEVNFDVAATTGQDGSDLEDSDIEGDEDDKEGIYALANTDIFNLLCIPPPDPDGTTTSGHYSSVYTNAADYCERRRAMLIVDPPSNWTDKDDPVDTTKGIDGASFGLTRTANAAIYFPHIKAPDPLSENRLKAFPPSGAVAGVIAKTDAQRGVWKAPAGIDATLAGVPDLDIRLTDEENGTLNPQGINCLRILPPAGRVIWGARTMKGADRLANQWKYLPVRRMALYIEESLYRGTQWVVFEPNDEPLWSQIRLNVGAFMHDLFRKGAFQGSTPKEAYLVKCDKETTTQTDIDKGIVNIVVGFAPLKPAEFVMIKIQQLAGQTEGQ; this is translated from the coding sequence GTGCCAATAAACCCCACTTATCCCGGCGTCTATATTGAAGAGCTTGAAAACCCGGTTAAATCAATTGTAGGAGTAAGCACATCCGTCACAGCATTCGTCGGTCGTGCATTGAAAGGTCCGGTTAACGAGCCTACCTTGATCCATAATTTCGGCGAATTTGGAAGCACCTTCGGCGGATTGTGGAAGGAAAGTGTGATGAGCTACTCTGTCTACCAGTACTTCCTTAACGGCGGCGTAGACGCGGTGATTGTACGGGTTGTCCACAGCGATGCTCAGAAAGCAAAGTTCGAAAACACCGCTGAAACAGGGATAACGTTTGAAGCGGCCAATGAAGGCAGCTGGGCTGACAATTTCAGGGTGACCACCGACAACGAAGTCAACAATGATGCAGAAGATCACGATAATCTCTTCAACGTAAGGGTAAAGGAGAACGTCGGGGGTAACTACATCGAACGAGAGTCATTCCTTAACGTCTCATTCGAGGAAGGCCATAAGAGATACGTTGTTACGGTGCTGAGGGAAGAATCCAAACTTGTACGTGTCAGCACCATTTCACTTACAGCGAGGCCGTCCGGTGAAGTCAATTTCGATGTGGCTGCCACCACAGGGCAGGATGGAAGCGACCTAGAGGACAGTGATATAGAGGGTGATGAAGATGATAAGGAAGGCATATACGCGCTTGCTAATACAGACATCTTTAACCTCCTCTGCATCCCGCCGCCAGACCCTGATGGTACAACCACTTCAGGGCACTACAGCAGCGTTTACACAAACGCTGCAGATTACTGTGAAAGGCGGAGAGCAATGCTCATTGTTGATCCACCAAGCAATTGGACTGATAAAGACGATCCTGTAGATACAACCAAAGGCATCGACGGAGCCAGCTTCGGGTTAACAAGAACAGCTAACGCAGCAATATACTTCCCGCACATCAAAGCTCCAGACCCTCTCTCAGAAAACAGGCTAAAGGCGTTTCCACCATCCGGCGCAGTTGCAGGTGTAATCGCGAAAACCGATGCTCAACGAGGTGTTTGGAAAGCGCCTGCTGGAATCGACGCCACCTTGGCCGGCGTACCGGATCTTGACATAAGGCTAACTGACGAGGAAAACGGCACATTGAACCCGCAGGGAATCAACTGCCTACGTATATTGCCGCCCGCGGGGCGAGTCATCTGGGGTGCTCGCACCATGAAAGGTGCGGATAGGCTGGCAAACCAGTGGAAGTATCTGCCTGTGAGAAGGATGGCTCTTTACATCGAGGAAAGCCTCTACCGAGGAACCCAGTGGGTGGTCTTCGAGCCTAATGATGAACCACTGTGGTCACAGATAAGGCTGAACGTTGGCGCATTCATGCATGATCTCTTCCGCAAAGGTGCGTTTCAGGGAAGTACGCCCAAAGAAGCGTATCTGGTCAAGTGCGACAAAGAGACCACCACACAAACCGACATCGACAAGGGTATCGTTAACATTGTAGTTGGATTTGCGCCGCTAAAGCCAGCCGAGTTCGTAATGATAAAAATCCAGCAGCTAGCTGGACAGACGGAGGGACAGTAA